A genomic window from Canis lupus familiaris isolate Mischka breed German Shepherd chromosome 32, alternate assembly UU_Cfam_GSD_1.0, whole genome shotgun sequence includes:
- the PDHA2 gene encoding LOW QUALITY PROTEIN: pyruvate dehydrogenase E1 component subunit alpha, testis-specific form, mitochondrial isoform X1 (The sequence of the model RefSeq protein was modified relative to this genomic sequence to represent the inferred CDS: inserted 4 bases in 3 codons; deleted 3 bases in 2 codons; substituted 1 base at 1 genomic stop codon): MATQREAPEGGREGSGTPGRLRVLVAPCNSAHGATFAIKKCDLYRLEGSPPRPPRPVTTVLTREDGLRCYRAVQLVVRIARTXRRISCIRGFGHLCDGQEXCRVGLEAGISPTGRXSTSCRAQGSSSPRGISVRPVLAELTRXGGGGARAKGGAMHTRVGRDLLGRRPVALGAGVAQAWRYWGSQDVCGPLRGDGAANQGCARLSPGPRDRRWGEGMSCELGRQLSLQRPTAHPKRGP; this comes from the exons AGGGAGGCCCCGGAGGGAGGCCGCGAGGGCAGCGGGACCCCTGGGCGCCTGAGGGTGCTGGTGGCACCCTGTAACTCTGCACACGGTGCTACGTTTGCAATTAAGAAGTGCGATCTTTATCGATTAGAGgggtcccccccccgcccgccccgg ccggtgACAACCGTGCTCACCCGGGAGGATGGGCTCAGATGCTACCGGGCGGTGCAGTTAGTTGTTCGCATCGCCCGGACCTGAAGGCGGATCAGCTGTATCCGTGGATTCGGTCACTTGTGCGACGGTCAGG GGTGTCGCGTGGGCCTGGAGGCCGGGATCAGCCCCACCGGTCG CAGCACCTCCTGTCGGGCTCAGGGCTCGAGCTCCCCTCGTGGAATCTCCGTGCGACCGGTTCTCGCAGAGCTGACCC TGGGCGGGGGCGGAGCTCGAGCGAAAGGGGGCGCGATGCACACGCGGGTCGGCCGGGACCTCCTAGGGCGGCGACCC GTTGCCCTGGGAGCTGGCGTCGCGCAGGCCTGGAGGTACTGGGGGAGCCAAGACGTCTGTGGGCCGCTCCGCGGCGATGGCGCTGCCAATCAGGGATGCGCACGGCTGTCGCCAGGGCCCCGGGACCgacggtggggggaggggatgtcCTGTGAGCTCGGGAGGCAGCTAAGTTTGCAGCGGCCGACAGCCCATCCGAAAAGGGGCCCGTAG